Genomic window (Spirosoma sp. KCTC 42546):
TGAAACTAAAAGAAGGATAACTAGTAAACCAATTTTGCGCATACGTTCGAGGAAGGATAAGGTAAACAAGACCTGATTGAGGGAAAAGACGGTCAAGGATAGAGAAGCCAATTAGATTAAGCAAAGGAACTATTGTGACTTTTTACGCAATCGTTACCGGGAACGTTCCCGATAGAAAATAGGCTGCATAGCGACCAATTAAGCCGCTATCAATTGACTTTCCTGTGATGGATGACCCCCGACAATCAGGGTAATGTGCTGGTTCTGCACCCTTATTTTAATCACTATAGGCATAAAATTCTGTACTTTAGCAAGCGATTTTCGGTACTACCAACTCATCATGGAGTATAAGACTCTTCCAGATACTGCCTTATTGATTTACCTGAAACAAGGGGACGAATCCGCGTTTCAGGAGATCTATGTGCGTCACTGGAGGAAATTGTTCATTGTAGCGAGGAACAAACTCCCCTCGACCGATAGTCCCGAAGACATGGTTCAGGATTTATTCGTGAAGCTTTGGGAGCAGCGGGAAAACCTACTCATTGAAAATCTGGGCGCTTACTTACAAACGTCCCTCAAGCACGCTATTATCAATCTGTTCAAAGCGAGGTTGATCCGCGAGAAGTACGTTGAACATGCGCAAAGTTTTTCGCCCAATACCCAAACCACAGAAGAACAAATTGCGCTAAACGACCTGATGGCTACAGTTGAGCAACAACTGAACGATTTGCCAGAAAAAACCCGTCAGATTTTCCGCCTAAACCGATTGGAGTATAAGTCGGCGAAGGAAATTTCAACTCAACTGGGCATTCCCGAACGAACCGTCGAATACCATATCAACTTAGCCCTCAAGCTGCTCCGGCCTTTATTACAGGATTATTTTATGCTGGCAGTCGCGCTCTATTACTGCTAAGTTTACTGTGCATTCAAACGGAGTCCCCATCGATCCCTTCGTTGTAATAGCCAACGAGCTAAAATTGACCGCATCGCTGATCCATACAGACAAGTAATTTGAGCCGTGGACGAAATTGCCTAAGGAAAACAACGCCCACCTTTGTATCGTCAAATCATAAAACAACAACGATGACAACGATTCAAAAAATAAATCTCGGCAAAAATGGACCCCTCGTTTCTAAACTCGGATTAGGCTGCATGCGCATGTCTTCTATCTGGGGCGGTTCTACACCTGACGAAACAGAAAGTATTGCTACTATTCAAATGGCCTTAGACAGCGGCATCAATTTTCTGAATACCGGAGACTTTTATGGTGCTGGTCATAATGAAATGCTTGTAGGCAAAGCCATCAAAGGACGGCGGGACGACGCGTTTATCAGTGTCAAATTTGGCGCAATTTTCTACAACGGCCAATGGCTGGGAATGGATCTGCGCCCCATAGCCATCAAGAATTTCATCAACTATTCGCTGACCCGTTTGGGTATTGAAACCATTGACCTCTACCAGCCTAGCCGAATGGATAACAGCGTGCCCGTAGAAGACATCATCGGCACAGTTGCCGACCTCATCAAAGAAGGAAAGGTTCGTTATCTGGGCGTTTCTGAAATAACGGCCGATCAATTGCGCAAGGCGAATAGTATCCATCCGGTAACCGCCCTGGAAATAGGGTATTCGTTGGCCGATCGGCAGATAGAGAGCGACTTACTTCCTACGGCAAAGGAACTGGGTATAGGCGTTGTGGCGTTTGCCAATACGGCCGAAGGGTTACTCACCGGTGAGCTAAAAGCGCCCCTTCCTGCCAATGATTACCATACGCACTTCTCGCGTTTTCAAGGGGAGAATCTGATCAGGAATCTTGAAAAGGTCGACGTATTGAAGCAACTGGCACAGGAAAAAGGCTATACGCCGACACAGTTGGCGATTGCCTGGGTGAATGCGCAGGGCGATCATATTATGCCCCTGGTCAGCATGAGCCGACGATCACGCTTACCGGAAAACATGCAGGCAATGGCGATCGAGTTCACGGCTGACGAAATGAATACGCTTACAACGCATTTTGCGCCGGGCGCGATCCTTGGTGGTACGTACCTTCAGCGGTAGTTAGTCTGTACATAAACCTACAGTTTATTTTTTTTACCTAAAGGCTGTTTAGGATTTACTTTTTAATGAACGAGTGTTTGATTTTATCAGTCAGTTTTACCCCTAAATCCCCTGAAGGGGACTTAGCTCGTGTTCAAACAAAGTCACCTTCAGGGCAGGGCTCTTAAGTTCTAGCGTTTTTACCCCCCAACCCCCTGAAGGGGGAGTACTCCGAAATGGATTTTCTCCCCCTTCAGGGGGGTTGGGGGGTAAAAATAAGCCAACAAAAGAGGCTGGTTAAGTAAAGAAAATTCAGAACTTAACAGCCCTGTCCTTCAGGGGATTTAGGGGTAAAACTGACTAGAAAAAATAATCCTAAAACAGCTTCCTAGTGACGAATCCAACAGAAATAATTCCGGGAGTCATTTTTTACGCTTACTCTTCGGCCATGAGAAAGGAGAAAGTAGCGTTCCTGGAACATAATACCCTGGTCATGCAGATTTCAGGCCGCTTTTCAATGGAAACTGCCAATCAAAAGATTTCTATGGGTCGTGGTGAGATGTTGTTGATACAAAAAAATCAGCTGGCCGAACTCACCAAAACTCCGCTTGAAGACAATGAATACCAAACCATTATCATAAGTCTACAAGAAGACCTGCTCCGGAAGATTGTTCTGGAAGAGCAACTAGAGATAGGTCAAAAATACGTGGGGCCTCCGAACGTTCTTATTCCCGCAAACGATTTTTTGCGGGCTTTTTTTCAATCGATTATTCCC
Coding sequences:
- a CDS encoding RNA polymerase sigma-70 factor yields the protein MEYKTLPDTALLIYLKQGDESAFQEIYVRHWRKLFIVARNKLPSTDSPEDMVQDLFVKLWEQRENLLIENLGAYLQTSLKHAIINLFKARLIREKYVEHAQSFSPNTQTTEEQIALNDLMATVEQQLNDLPEKTRQIFRLNRLEYKSAKEISTQLGIPERTVEYHINLALKLLRPLLQDYFMLAVALYYC
- a CDS encoding aldo/keto reductase — translated: MTTIQKINLGKNGPLVSKLGLGCMRMSSIWGGSTPDETESIATIQMALDSGINFLNTGDFYGAGHNEMLVGKAIKGRRDDAFISVKFGAIFYNGQWLGMDLRPIAIKNFINYSLTRLGIETIDLYQPSRMDNSVPVEDIIGTVADLIKEGKVRYLGVSEITADQLRKANSIHPVTALEIGYSLADRQIESDLLPTAKELGIGVVAFANTAEGLLTGELKAPLPANDYHTHFSRFQGENLIRNLEKVDVLKQLAQEKGYTPTQLAIAWVNAQGDHIMPLVSMSRRSRLPENMQAMAIEFTADEMNTLTTHFAPGAILGGTYLQR